One region of Miscanthus floridulus cultivar M001 chromosome 19, ASM1932011v1, whole genome shotgun sequence genomic DNA includes:
- the LOC136527139 gene encoding auxin response factor 18-like — translation MITFVDSAAMERERESDRCLDPQLWHACAGGMVQMPPVHSKVYYFPQGHAEHAQGPVVDLPAGRVPALVLCRVAAVRFMADPDTDEVFAKIRLAPVRPNEPGYADDAIGAAAGGAQEDKPASFAKTLTQSDANNGGGFSVPRYCADTIFPRLDYSADPPVQTVLAKDVHGVVWKFRHIYRGTPRRHLLTTGWSTFVNQKKLVAGDSIVFMRTENGDLCVGIRRAKKGGIGGPEFLHHHQPPPPPGGGYAGFSMFLRGGEEDGGKMMATSAATRGNKVRVRVRPEEVVEAANLAVSGQPFEVVYYPRASTPEFCVKAGAVRTAMRTQWCAGMRFKMAFETEDSSRISWFMGTVSAVQVADPIRWPNSPWRLLQVAWDEPDLLQNVKRVSPWLVEIVSNMPAIHHLTPFSPPPRKKLCVPLYPELPLEGHQFPAPMFHGSPLGRGVGPMCYFPDGTPAGIQGARHAHFGISLSDLYLNKLQSSLSPHGLHHQLDGHGMQPRIAAGLIIGHPAAARDDISCLLTIGTSPQNKKSSSDVKKAAAAAPPQLMLFGKPILTEQQISLGNVTGVPLPKKSPSDDISERTVSNSDVSSPGRSNQDGTSSDGAPSSCQDNKVPDLGLETGHCKVFMQSEDVGRTLDLSAVGSYEELYQRLADMFGIEKAELTSHVFYRDDASGALKHTGDKPFSEFTKTARRLTILTDASNDSLAR, via the exons TCGGCGGCCATGGAGCGGGAGCGGGAGAGCGACAGGTGCCTGGACCCGCAGCTGTGGCACGCATGCGCCGGCGGGATGGTCCAGATGCCGCCGGTGCACTCCAAGGTGTACTACTTCCCGCAGGGCCACGCGGAGCACGCGCAGGGCCCCGTCGTCGACCTCCCCGCCGGCCGTGTCCCGGCGCTTGTCCTCTGCCGCGTCGCCGCCGTCCGCTTCATGGCCGATCCGGACACCGACGAGGTCTTCGCCAAGATCCGCCTCGCCCCCGTCCGGCCCAACGAGCCGGGCTACGCCGACGACGCCATTGGTGCCGCGGCGGGCGGTGCGCAGGAGGACAAGCCCGCGTCCTTCGCAAAGACGCTCACCCAGTCCGACGCCAACAACGGCGGGGGATTCTCCGTGCCTCGCTACTGCGCCGACACCATCTTCCCGCGGCTGGACTACTCCGCCGACCCACCCGTCCAGACCGTGCTCGCCAAGGACGTGCACGGCGTCGTCTGGAAGTTCCGCCACATCTACCGCGGCACGCCCCGGCGCCACCTGCTCACCACCGGGTGGAGCACCTTCGTGAACCAGAAGAAGCTCGTGGCCGGGGACTCGATCGTGTTCATGCGGACGGAGAACGGGGACCTCTGCGTCGGCATCCGGCGCGCCAAGAAGGGCGGCATCGGAGGGCCGGAGTTCCTgcaccatcaccagccgcccccgccaCCGGGCGGCGGCTACGCCGGCTTCTCCATGTTCCtgagaggaggagaagaggaCGGCGGCAAGATGATGGCCACGAGCGCGGCCACGAGGGGGAATAAGGTCAGGGTGCGGGTGCGGCCGGAGGAGGTCGTCGAGGCCGCGAACCTCGCCGTGAGCGGGCAGCCGTTCGAGGTGGTGTACTACCCGAGGGCGAGCACGCCGGAGTTCTGCGTCAAGGCGGGCGCGGTCCGCACGGCCATGCGCACCCAGTGGTGCGCCGGGATGAGGTTCAAGATGGCCTTCGAGACGGAGGACTCGTCCAGGATCAGCTGGTTCATGGGCACCGTCTCCGCCGTGCAGGTCGCTGACCCCATCAGATGGCCCAATTCACCCTGGAGGCTTCTTCAG GTCGCTTGGGATGAACCGGACTTGTTACAGAACGTGAAGAGAGTGAGCCCATGGCTGGTTGAGATTGTCTCAAACATGCCGGCCATCCACCACCTCACGCCGTTCTCGCCGCCGCCGAGGAAGAAGCTGTGTGTTCCACTGTACCCGGAGCTTCCGCTCGAGGGCCACCAGTTCCCGGCGCCGATGTTCCATGGAAGCCCTCTCGGCCGCGGTGTTGGCCCGATGTGCTATTTCCCGGATGGCACTCCTGCAGGCATACAGGGAGCCAGGCATGCTCATTTTGGCATATCTTTATCAGATCTCTACCTCAATAAGCTGCAGTCGAGTCTGTCACCGCACGGGCTTCACCACCAGCTGGACGGCCACGGCATGCAGCCGAGGATCGCCGCTGGCCTCATCATCGGCCACCCGGCAGCAGCTCGAGATGACATCTCGTGCTTGCTCACCATTGGTACCTCCCCACAGAACAAGAAATCATCATCAGACGTcaagaaggcggcggcggcggcgccaccgcAGCTGATGCTCTTCGGGAAACCGATTCTCACTGAGCAGCAGATATCTCTAGGCAATGTCACGGGCGTCCCGCTGCCGAAGAAGAGCCCTTCTGATGACATTTCCGAGAGGACGGTGAGCAACTCGGATGTCTCCAGCCCTGGGAGGAGCAACCAGGATGGCACATCCAGTGACGGCGCCCCGTCGTCGTGCCAGGACAACAAGGTGCCTGATCTCGGGCTGGAGACCGGGCACTGCAAGGTGTTCATGCAGTCGGAGGATGTTGGGCGCACGCTCGACCTTTCTGCTGTTGGGTCGTATGAGGAGCTCTACCAGAGGCTCGCCGACATGTTTGGCATCGAGAAAGCTGAGCTGACGAGCCATGTTTTCTACCGCGACGACGCTTCTGGAGCGCTCAAGCACACCGGCGACAAGCCTTTCAG TGAGTTCACGAAGACAGCCCGGAGGCTGACCATACTAACAGATGCGAGCAACGATAGCTTAGCGAGGTAG